The window AGATATTTTTGTTAGTGTCTTTCTGTTGAGGCATTGATCTCTGTCTGTATGAACAACCTCAGAAGAAAGGCACTAACAAAAATATcttaagaaaaaagaaataatacAAATGCAAAATCGTTGAAGGCTTGCCCATTAAGTTATCAAACACTCTCTCTACCACCATGTTTACCGTTTGATCATTGCTACTACTGTAAACATATCAACAAACAGAAACACAAAGTCTTTATCAAAACATAAAcatcacaaataaaaaaataataataataataaataataaacatcCCAAATCGAACAGACACAACAGAGGATATATATATCTTGTCGGAATCGGTTAAAATGGTTTACCTGGATTCGAAACCAACCAAAGTATTAGGGCGCAGATGATGAGAATGAGAGGGATGAAATGGATAGCGTTTTCCGCGGATCTGAGTCGCGTCTTGTCCTTCTTCCCTGGGTAAGAGTTTGGGTCG of the Brassica rapa cultivar Chiifu-401-42 chromosome A03, CAAS_Brap_v3.01, whole genome shotgun sequence genome contains:
- the LOC103857576 gene encoding uncharacterized protein LOC103857576, producing MRRSASASIVSDQLSAKAPSPSPSPPRIQSDTDSEDVQLLLPRYDPNSYPGKKDKTRLRSAENAIHFIPLILIICALILWLVSNPVVAMIKR